In a genomic window of Brassica rapa cultivar Chiifu-401-42 chromosome A10, CAAS_Brap_v3.01, whole genome shotgun sequence:
- the LOC103847155 gene encoding GDSL esterase/lipase At5g08460, with protein MRMSITIQSLAFVPLFVVVVHAALVVITAEDENSPEEAMFPAMFVFGDSLVDNGNNNRLNSLARSNYLPYGIDFDGGQPTGRFSNGKTIVDFIGELLGLPDIPAFMETIDGGVNVLRGVNYASAAGGILEETGRHLGERFSMRRQVENFDKTLMEISRGIGSSVPEYMAKSLVVVSLGNNDYINNYLKPSLFLTSSIYDPTSFADLLVSNFTSNLLELYDKGFRKFVLAGVGPLGCIPDQLAARAVPPGQCVEAVNEMAELFNNRLKSLVDRLNSDNKTGRDAIFVYGNTYGAAVDILNNPINYGFEVTDRGCCGVGRNRGEITCLPLAVPCAFRDRHVFWDAFHPTQAFNLIIALRAFNGSKSDCYPINLLQMSRL; from the exons ATGAGGATGTCTATCACTATACAATCACTAGCATTCGTTCCATTGTTTGTAGTAGTGGTACATGCAGCCCTAGTAGTCATCACAGCCGAAGATGAAAACTCGCCGGAGGAGGCAATGTTTCCAGCGATGTTTGTGTTTGGAGACTCATTGGTGGACAACGGAAACAATAACCGTTTGAATTCGCTCGCTAGGTCCAACTATTTACCTTATGGCATCGATTTTGACGGTGGCCAACCCACCGGTCGATTCTCCAACGGCAAAACCATCGTCGATTTCATTG GAGAGTTGCTAGGGCTGCCGGATATACCAGCGTTCATGGAAACGATAGACGGAGGAGTTAATGTTCTTCGGGGAGTGAACTACGCATCGGCTGCCGGAGGAATCTTAGAAGAAACCGGTCGCCATCTC GGAGAGAGATTCAGCATGAGAAGACAAGTGGAGAATTTCGACAAGACATTAATGGAGATAAGTAGGGGAATAGGGTCATCAGTACCAGAGTATATGGCAAAGTCATTGGTGGTGGTTTCATTGGGGAACAATGACTACATTAACAATTACTTGAAACCATCGCTTTTCCTCACCAGCTCCATCTACGACCCTACTTCTTTCGCAGACCTCCTCGTCTCCAACTTCACATCTAATCTCCTT GAACTATATGATAAGGGGTTTAGGAAATTCGTGTTAGCTGGTGTGGGTCCATTAGGTTGTATACCAGACCAGCTAGCCGCTCGGGCGGTTCCGCCGGGTCAATGTGTGGAGGCGGTCAATGAGATGGCTGAGCTTTTCAACAACCGTCTCAAGTCGCTGGTGGATCGTCTCAACTCCGACAACAAAACCGGCCGCGACGCCATCTTTGTCTATGGCAATACCTATGGAGCCGCCGTGGATATACTCAACAACCCCATTAATTACG GATTCGAAGTGACGGACAGAGGGTGTTGTGGAGTAGGGAGAAACAGGGGAGAAATTACGTGTCTGCCACTAGCTGTGCCATGTGCATTCAGAGATCGACATGTTTTCTGGGATGCTTTTCACCCAACGCAAGCTTTTAATCTCATCATTGCTCTCAGAGCGTTTAATGGCTCCAAATCCGACTGTTACCCCATTAATCTACTTCAAATGTCTCGTCTCTAA